The following coding sequences are from one Thermoplasmatales archaeon window:
- a CDS encoding phosphopantothenate/pantothenate synthetase, whose protein sequence is MVPKSHPRYKSLMIRNLIAEGYEKGIVHVTGLIAHGRGEAFDYLLGEKTRKFAEEASLAAAAFLAVARRPVISVNGNTAVLAGKEVVKLAKESGARIEVNLFHRSEERIRKIIELLEEGGEEILGLEGDAKINGLEHARGICSYEGIYTSDVVLVPLEDGDRCNALKKMGKIVITVDLNPLSRTARCADVTIVDNITRAIPNIRKKYRKIENPEKIIKEWDNKKNLQNALNFICRRLRYIYKS, encoded by the coding sequence ATGGTTCCAAAGAGCCATCCTCGCTACAAAAGTTTGATGATAAGAAATCTAATTGCGGAAGGGTATGAAAAAGGAATTGTGCATGTTACCGGCCTAATTGCTCATGGAAGAGGAGAGGCATTTGATTATCTTCTTGGAGAAAAAACCCGCAAGTTTGCGGAGGAGGCATCGCTTGCTGCGGCTGCTTTCCTTGCGGTGGCGAGAAGGCCGGTTATATCTGTTAATGGAAATACCGCGGTGCTTGCTGGAAAAGAAGTTGTGAAGCTGGCAAAAGAAAGCGGGGCGAGAATAGAGGTAAATCTTTTTCATAGAAGCGAGGAGAGGATAAGGAAAATAATAGAATTGCTTGAAGAAGGAGGAGAGGAGATTTTAGGGCTTGAAGGAGATGCAAAAATAAATGGACTGGAGCATGCAAGGGGGATATGCAGTTATGAAGGAATTTATACAAGCGATGTTGTTCTTGTTCCTCTTGAAGATGGAGATAGATGTAATGCATTGAAAAAAATGGGGAAAATTGTTATTACAGTTGACTTAAATCCTCTATCAAGAACCGCGAGATGTGCAGATGTAACAATAGTTGATAATATCACAAGGGCAATTCCAAATATAAGAAAAAAATACAGAAAGATTGAGAATCCGGAAAAAATAATAAAGGAATGGGATAATAAGAAAAATTTGCAAAATGCCCTAAATTTCATCTGCAGAAGATTAAGATATATTTATAAAAGCTGA
- a CDS encoding glycosyltransferase, which produces MKIAWFTDTWLPTRDGVVTSLLAFKKEIEKKGNEVYIFAPGKENCENDNVFYYKSRPFKKYENYRFVSFPSFFSKRTERIIEKIKPGIIHSHSPGFMGVHALIASYKKEIPLFFTYHTFIDDSAYLIIRDKNFQNFAKKLLYQWLRYYMKRCSCIIAPSNYTARYINEKIIEKNIEVIPTGIDLKRFETKKNRSGIKKEDGNKIILHVGRIVKEKNIDLIIESAPYILKKIDAIFLIVGEGPARKEYEEKVKEKGLQNSFIFTGFVDDEKLLHYYASSDVFVFPSIYETQGIVALEAMASGLPVVAARAKALPDFIRDGENGYLFDPQNVKEFAEKVIKAIEDKKIAERGMEYVKNFSIEKMAEKLVSLYESKMRA; this is translated from the coding sequence ATGAAAATTGCCTGGTTTACTGATACATGGCTTCCAACGAGGGATGGGGTTGTAACTTCATTGCTTGCATTCAAAAAAGAGATTGAAAAGAAGGGTAATGAAGTTTATATTTTTGCTCCAGGAAAAGAAAATTGCGAGAATGATAATGTTTTCTACTACAAATCGAGACCATTTAAAAAATATGAAAATTATAGATTTGTTTCATTTCCATCATTTTTTTCAAAAAGAACAGAGAGGATAATAGAAAAAATAAAGCCTGGCATAATACATTCACATTCCCCAGGCTTCATGGGTGTGCATGCATTAATCGCATCATATAAAAAAGAGATTCCTCTTTTCTTCACCTACCATACATTTATAGATGATTCAGCTTATTTAATAATCAGAGACAAAAATTTTCAGAATTTTGCAAAAAAGTTGCTGTATCAATGGCTCAGATATTATATGAAGAGATGTTCATGCATTATTGCTCCGAGCAATTATACCGCTAGATATATAAATGAAAAAATAATTGAAAAAAACATAGAGGTTATTCCAACAGGAATAGATTTAAAAAGATTTGAAACCAAAAAAAACAGAAGCGGAATTAAGAAAGAAGATGGCAATAAAATAATTCTTCATGTTGGAAGGATAGTAAAGGAAAAAAATATTGATTTAATAATTGAGTCTGCTCCATATATACTCAAAAAAATTGATGCAATTTTCCTTATTGTTGGAGAAGGACCCGCAAGGAAAGAATATGAAGAAAAAGTAAAGGAGAAGGGATTGCAGAATAGCTTCATATTTACCGGTTTTGTTGACGATGAAAAACTCCTCCACTATTATGCGTCCTCTGATGTTTTTGTTTTTCCATCAATATATGAAACCCAGGGAATTGTTGCTCTTGAAGCGATGGCATCCGGCCTGCCTGTTGTGGCTGCGAGGGCGAAGGCTCTGCCAGATTTTATAAGGGATGGGGAAAACGGTTATCTTTTTGACCCGCAGAATGTGAAGGAGTTTGCGGAAAAAGTGATTAAGGCGATTGAGGACAAAAAAATTGCGGAAAGAGGTATGGAGTATGTTAAAAATTTTAGTATAGAAAAAATGGCGGAGAAACTGGTGAGCTTGTATGAAAGTAAAATGCGAGCTTAG
- a CDS encoding transglutaminase family protein, translating to MFREWKDKEYIPKKQMVKLFIRGSFSLSKVLLKNFFKLKKIRKGEGINYTPPKRVYELPSYHQNMKFVKSDEKYLRPTLFCNPYSKEIIAMANELGAFEKEPYEYANDVFEFVKRKVILQIVPFWGVEETLRRGYGTCIHKISLFIALCRVAGIKARYKLYALSMIPQWYDTFIAPDPLMVEWYDAMGNFLFHGEGEAFVDGKWVVADVGPLPERQAATGIPITKFGEDSIGIWFEAIPGGIMKTESIPLGLATGMNLLLKVSPATVAKINNNVLALDEKGRKILQEIGEEEYDKSVRKTYKMPKVELEKKSLIFD from the coding sequence ATGTTTAGAGAATGGAAAGATAAGGAATATATTCCAAAAAAGCAAATGGTTAAATTGTTCATAAGAGGTAGCTTTTCTTTGAGTAAAGTTTTATTGAAAAACTTCTTTAAATTGAAAAAAATTAGGAAAGGAGAAGGGATAAACTATACTCCTCCAAAAAGAGTCTATGAGTTACCTTCCTACCACCAAAATATGAAATTTGTTAAATCAGATGAAAAATATCTTCGCCCCACTTTATTCTGCAATCCCTACTCAAAAGAAATCATTGCAATGGCAAATGAGCTTGGAGCTTTTGAAAAAGAGCCATATGAATATGCAAATGATGTTTTTGAATTTGTTAAAAGGAAAGTTATTCTTCAAATAGTTCCTTTCTGGGGGGTTGAGGAAACTTTAAGAAGAGGATATGGAACATGCATCCATAAAATATCTCTTTTCATAGCCCTATGTAGGGTTGCGGGGATAAAGGCAAGATATAAGCTATATGCTCTTTCAATGATTCCTCAATGGTATGATACATTTATTGCCCCTGATCCACTGATGGTGGAATGGTACGATGCAATGGGAAATTTCCTTTTCCATGGAGAGGGAGAGGCATTTGTAGATGGAAAATGGGTTGTTGCGGATGTTGGTCCTCTTCCAGAGAGGCAGGCTGCGACTGGAATACCAATAACAAAGTTTGGAGAGGATTCAATTGGAATATGGTTTGAGGCAATTCCTGGAGGAATAATGAAAACAGAGTCAATTCCACTAGGGCTTGCAACTGGAATGAATTTACTGCTAAAGGTGTCGCCCGCAACAGTTGCAAAAATAAATAATAATGTTCTTGCATTGGATGAAAAAGGAAGAAAAATATTGCAGGAAATAGGCGAAGAAGAATATGATAAGAGCGTTAGAAAAACATATAAGATGCCAAAAGTAGAGCTTGAAAAGAAAAGCCTTATATTTGATTAA
- the rpiA gene encoding ribose-5-phosphate isomerase RpiA — MSVEDLKKKAAREAVKEIKDGMVVGLGSGSTAKYAIIEIGKRVKEGLEIVGIATSLESEEIAKNCGIKIGDINDYEEIDLTIDGADQVDRKLNLIKGGGGALLREKIVAKCSKKEIIVVDESKIVDKFSFPLPVEIVKFGWKKTSEKIKKLGLVPELRKNFLTDNGNIIVDCVYEAIDEEICDEVKAITGVVEHGLFAGLADEVIVGTKKGVRRIRKS, encoded by the coding sequence ATTTCTGTAGAAGATTTGAAGAAGAAGGCGGCAAGGGAAGCGGTTAAGGAAATAAAAGATGGAATGGTTGTTGGGCTTGGAAGCGGTTCAACTGCAAAATATGCAATAATTGAGATTGGGAAAAGAGTTAAGGAAGGGCTTGAAATAGTTGGAATAGCCACATCTCTGGAAAGTGAGGAAATTGCAAAAAATTGCGGAATAAAAATTGGAGATATAAATGATTATGAGGAAATAGATCTTACAATTGATGGAGCGGATCAAGTGGATAGGAAATTAAATCTGATAAAGGGAGGAGGAGGAGCACTGCTCAGGGAAAAAATTGTCGCAAAATGTAGCAAAAAGGAGATAATTGTTGTTGATGAGAGCAAAATTGTTGATAAATTTTCATTTCCATTGCCTGTAGAAATTGTAAAGTTTGGATGGAAAAAAACTTCTGAAAAGATAAAAAAATTGGGCTTAGTTCCTGAGTTGAGAAAAAATTTTTTAACAGATAATGGAAACATTATAGTTGATTGCGTATATGAAGCCATAGATGAGGAAATATGCGATGAGGTGAAAGCAATCACAGGGGTTGTTGAACATGGCTTATTTGCTGGACTTGCAGATGAAGTCATAGTGGGAACAAAAAAAGGGGTAAGGAGGATAAGGAAAAGTTAA
- a CDS encoding cold shock domain-containing protein, with protein MEGIVKRWVTSYGFIEVEGRKDVFVHQSDVKGNQPLKVGQKVKFEIKKGDKGERAVNVELI; from the coding sequence ATGGAAGGAATAGTTAAAAGATGGGTAACCTCTTATGGATTCATAGAGGTAGAAGGAAGAAAAGATGTTTTTGTGCATCAGTCGGATGTAAAAGGAAACCAGCCACTAAAAGTTGGACAGAAAGTAAAGTTTGAGATTAAGAAGGGGGATAAAGGAGAAAGAGCGGTAAACGTTGAATTGATATAA
- the lonB gene encoding ATP-dependent protease LonB: MLPIDEWIESKNFNTTAEISIPKLLIEQVIGQDHVVEVVRQAARQKRHIMLIGEPGTGKSMLARAMTEFLPKEELEDILVYPNKDDPNTPLIRVVPAEKGKEIVEKMKIEARRREQQQSQFVTIIVSFIIILSIFGAIYYDLTLAFFGLIAAAMIYLIAGRGSIIQRREEANIPKILVSHTKDDTPPFIDATAAHSGALLGDVRHDPFQAGGLETPPHLRVEAGAIHRAHKGVLYIDEINTLSLQSQQHLLTAIQEKKFSITGQSERSAGAMVKTESVPCDFILVCAGNLDAVAGMHPALRSRIRGYGYEVYMNNVMDDNEENREKLIRFVAQEVAKDGKIPHFDKKAVAEIIREAQRRAGQKGKLSLRLRELGGLIRVAGDIAIKEGKNVVTQEHVLKAKEIARSLEQQVADRYIEKKKTYKYFETEGAKIGTVNGLAVMSADPSMSEYSGLILPIAAEVTPAGSQAEGKVVATGKLGIIAREAVQNVSAIIKKYIGEDISKKDIHIQFIGTYEGVEGDSASISVATAVISAMERVPVSQEVAMTGSLSIHGTVLPVGGVTAKIEAAAKAGIKKVIIPKANLQDVLIEDKYKDMIEIIPVSTLKEVLEHALVGKKKKDLIKKLASLE; this comes from the coding sequence ATGTTGCCAATAGATGAATGGATAGAAAGCAAAAATTTTAACACAACCGCAGAAATAAGCATTCCAAAATTGCTTATAGAACAGGTAATAGGGCAGGATCATGTAGTAGAAGTAGTGAGGCAGGCAGCTCGCCAGAAAAGACATATAATGCTTATTGGTGAGCCAGGAACAGGTAAGTCAATGCTCGCAAGAGCGATGACCGAATTTTTACCAAAAGAAGAGCTAGAAGATATTTTAGTATATCCAAATAAAGATGACCCAAATACTCCCCTTATAAGAGTTGTTCCCGCTGAAAAAGGAAAGGAAATTGTAGAAAAAATGAAAATAGAAGCGAGGAGGAGGGAGCAACAGCAGAGCCAATTTGTTACAATTATTGTATCTTTCATAATAATTCTCTCCATATTTGGAGCAATATACTATGATTTAACGCTTGCATTTTTTGGATTGATAGCAGCTGCAATGATTTATCTTATAGCGGGGAGGGGAAGCATTATTCAAAGGAGAGAGGAGGCAAATATACCAAAAATACTTGTTTCCCACACAAAAGATGATACCCCTCCATTCATTGATGCAACCGCCGCCCATTCTGGCGCCCTGCTGGGAGATGTGCGCCACGACCCATTTCAGGCGGGAGGGCTTGAAACTCCTCCTCACCTCAGAGTTGAGGCGGGAGCAATTCATAGAGCGCATAAAGGAGTGCTTTATATTGATGAAATAAACACGCTTAGCCTTCAATCCCAACAGCATTTACTCACCGCCATCCAGGAGAAGAAATTTTCAATAACAGGACAATCTGAAAGAAGTGCGGGAGCAATGGTAAAAACCGAGTCTGTTCCCTGTGATTTTATTCTCGTATGTGCTGGAAATCTTGATGCAGTTGCTGGTATGCATCCTGCTTTGAGGAGTAGAATAAGGGGCTACGGATATGAAGTTTATATGAACAATGTGATGGATGATAATGAAGAAAACAGGGAAAAACTCATAAGATTTGTGGCTCAGGAAGTAGCTAAGGATGGAAAAATACCTCATTTTGACAAAAAAGCGGTCGCTGAGATAATAAGAGAAGCACAGAGGAGAGCGGGGCAGAAAGGAAAATTATCTCTAAGGCTTCGTGAATTAGGAGGACTTATAAGAGTTGCGGGGGATATTGCAATAAAAGAAGGAAAAAATGTTGTTACACAGGAGCATGTCCTTAAAGCAAAGGAAATTGCAAGGAGCCTCGAACAGCAGGTTGCAGATCGCTATATAGAGAAGAAGAAAACATATAAATATTTTGAAACAGAAGGAGCAAAAATTGGAACAGTTAATGGGCTTGCGGTTATGTCAGCGGATCCTTCAATGAGTGAATATTCTGGCTTAATTCTTCCTATAGCTGCAGAAGTAACTCCCGCTGGCTCGCAGGCGGAAGGAAAGGTGGTTGCAACTGGCAAGCTGGGAATAATAGCAAGGGAAGCGGTTCAAAATGTTTCCGCAATAATAAAGAAATACATAGGCGAGGATATATCTAAGAAGGATATTCATATTCAGTTTATAGGGACATATGAAGGCGTTGAAGGCGATTCCGCTTCAATATCAGTTGCCACTGCGGTTATTTCTGCAATGGAAAGAGTTCCAGTTAGCCAGGAAGTTGCAATGACTGGGTCATTGAGCATTCATGGAACAGTATTGCCAGTAGGAGGAGTAACCGCAAAAATAGAAGCTGCTGCAAAAGCGGGAATAAAAAAAGTTATAATACCAAAGGCAAACTTGCAGGATGTTCTGATTGAGGATAAATACAAAGATATGATAGAAATCATACCTGTATCAACACTTAAAGAAGTGCTTGAGCATGCTCTCGTCGGAAAAAAGAAAAAAGATTTGATAAAGAAACTTGCTTCCTTAGAGTAA